A portion of the Brevundimonas pondensis genome contains these proteins:
- a CDS encoding methyl-accepting chemotaxis protein, with protein sequence MSDPFQLKKRLAFIKLDEAAQQRLARTQATIERALPESLEGFYAQIRQFPEVARFFAGERQINGAKSSQAAHWSNIASGRFDKSYVESVQRIGSTHARIGLEPRWYIGGYALVLEALTGAIVAEHEMNRSRWSKGDGGKELAATLGVVIKAAMLDMDFVISLYLEAAETARREADERRHSAELAQQAVVQATGEALTRLAEGDLTTRISSDFSGEYGRLKTDFNAALEKLETAMAEVSVNTRAMRSGVGEISQAADDLSRRTEHQAATLEETAAALDQITVTVQKSADGAQRASAVVDFTRSDGDRAAEVMIRTTAAMGEIKRSATQISQIIGVIDEIAFQTNLLALNAGVEAARAGEAGRGFAVVASEVRALAQRSAEAAKEIKTLISESARQIESGVSQVSETEDALSAMVSRIQDIHGLMNEITASAREQSLALGEINTAVNLMDQATQQNAAMVEQSTAASLNLTQEADQLARLVGRFSVREHAAPPSAKAPPRPALARAGVVNLGERRRPASTATVRAPSSEWKEF encoded by the coding sequence ATGTCGGATCCCTTTCAATTAAAGAAGCGTCTTGCTTTCATAAAGCTGGACGAGGCGGCCCAGCAGCGACTCGCGCGGACGCAAGCCACGATCGAACGGGCGCTTCCTGAGAGTCTGGAAGGCTTCTACGCACAGATCCGTCAGTTTCCCGAGGTGGCGCGTTTCTTCGCCGGCGAGCGTCAGATTAATGGCGCGAAAAGCTCCCAGGCGGCCCATTGGTCCAATATCGCCTCAGGGCGTTTCGATAAGTCCTATGTGGAAAGCGTTCAGCGCATCGGCTCAACGCATGCGCGTATCGGGCTTGAGCCTCGATGGTACATTGGCGGCTACGCCCTGGTCCTTGAAGCCCTGACAGGCGCGATCGTCGCTGAGCATGAAATGAACCGCTCACGGTGGTCGAAGGGCGACGGGGGCAAAGAACTTGCGGCGACGCTCGGCGTCGTGATCAAGGCCGCCATGCTCGACATGGATTTCGTCATCTCCCTCTATCTCGAAGCGGCCGAAACCGCCCGCCGCGAAGCCGACGAGAGGCGACATTCGGCTGAGCTTGCACAGCAGGCGGTTGTGCAAGCGACCGGGGAGGCTCTGACCCGTCTCGCCGAAGGCGATCTCACGACGCGGATATCATCGGATTTCAGCGGCGAGTACGGTCGGCTCAAGACCGATTTCAACGCGGCGCTCGAAAAGCTGGAAACAGCCATGGCGGAAGTTTCCGTCAACACCCGCGCCATGCGCAGCGGCGTGGGCGAAATCAGCCAGGCGGCCGATGATCTGTCCAGACGAACCGAACACCAGGCGGCGACGCTGGAAGAGACGGCCGCGGCTCTCGACCAAATCACCGTCACCGTACAGAAGTCGGCGGACGGCGCGCAGCGAGCTTCGGCTGTCGTGGACTTCACCCGGAGCGACGGTGATCGCGCCGCTGAGGTCATGATACGAACGACCGCCGCCATGGGCGAGATCAAGCGATCCGCCACCCAGATCAGCCAGATCATCGGCGTCATCGACGAGATTGCCTTCCAGACCAACCTCCTTGCGCTGAACGCCGGGGTGGAGGCGGCCAGGGCTGGCGAGGCAGGGCGGGGTTTCGCGGTGGTGGCGTCCGAAGTCCGCGCGCTCGCTCAACGCTCGGCCGAGGCCGCCAAGGAGATCAAGACCCTGATCTCCGAGTCGGCGCGGCAGATCGAGTCGGGGGTTTCCCAGGTGAGCGAAACCGAAGATGCTCTCAGCGCCATGGTCAGCCGAATCCAGGACATCCACGGCCTTATGAACGAAATCACGGCTTCGGCGCGTGAACAGTCCCTCGCCCTGGGCGAGATCAACACCGCAGTAAACCTCATGGACCAGGCGACGCAACAGAATGCGGCCATGGTCGAACAATCCACCGCCGCCAGCCTCAATCTTACCCAGGAGGCGGACCAACTGGCGCGGTTGGTGGGCCGTTTCAGCGTGCGGGAACACGCCGCGCCGCCGTCGGCCAAGGCCCCGCCACGCCCGGCGCTCGCCCGTGCCGGCGTGGTGAATCTGGGGGAGAGGCGGCGCCCTGCAAGCACTGCGACGGTCCGCGCGCCGTCCTCGGAGTGGAAGGAGTTTTGA
- a CDS encoding putative quinol monooxygenase has translation MEINRRIVVAGVGLTVTSPLHASAASMGSAPMYGLIGKMTAQPGRRDELISILIEGVSGLPGCLSYIVAADPQEPDVIWITEAWQSKEAHGASLTLPSVRDAISKGRPMIAGMSRVAETEPAGGHGLVTPTL, from the coding sequence ATGGAAATCAACCGCAGAATCGTCGTTGCTGGAGTGGGTTTGACCGTCACTTCACCCCTCCACGCTTCTGCTGCGAGCATGGGGAGCGCGCCGATGTACGGCTTAATCGGGAAAATGACAGCGCAGCCAGGTCGTCGCGACGAGTTGATAAGCATCCTCATCGAGGGTGTGAGCGGTCTGCCAGGCTGTTTAAGCTACATTGTTGCGGCCGACCCGCAGGAGCCGGATGTGATCTGGATCACAGAGGCGTGGCAGAGCAAGGAGGCGCACGGCGCTTCACTCACGCTACCGTCTGTCCGCGATGCGATCTCTAAAGGGCGTCCGATGATCGCGGGAATGTCGAGGGTGGCCGAAACGGAGCCGGCAGGAGGGCACGGCCTCGTCACGCCTACCCTCTGA
- a CDS encoding monovalent cation/H+ antiporter subunit A: protein MPHALLLLVPFGAPFAAAMMALFLPSRARNAAAALAWLTSLAGLLCLVALFPAVASGEPVRWSTPWLPTLGVNFTLRLDGLAWLFAIMVQGIGALVVLYARYYMSADDPVPRFFAFLLAFMGAMTGMVMAGDLIQLAVFWELTSLFSFLLIGYWHHSAAARDGARMALTVTAAGGLCLLAGVVVLGRIVGSFDLDVVLASGEVIKNSPWYLTALLLMLAGALTKSAQFPFHFWLPRAMAAPTPVSAYLHSATMVKAGVFVMIRLWPVLAGTDAWYVIVSTAGMATLLFGAWSAVFQNDLKGLLAYSTISHLGLITLLLGLGSPLAAVAAIFHTVNHATFKASLFMAAGVIDHETGTRDMRKLSGLRRSMPVTAALAIVAAAAMAGVPLLNGFLSKEMFLAEAVAHTGGRHLNLALPLLATVASLLSVLYSVRFIHQTFFGPPPVDLPKEPHEPPRWMRFPIEVLVGLCIIVGVLPAITIGPVLAVAVRSVLGDDVPYYSLALWHGFNLPLLMSMIALIGGVTLYKLLGPRINASKRPWLVGRFNGARAYDRVMRTFKQSAEWIVSRFGASRQQARLRAIILTCMLAAVLASGLAGLGFNEAGVTIQRPSLGFTLLWIIGASCAVAAAWQAKYHRLAAVVLVGGAGLVSCMTFVWFSAPDLATTQMLVEVVTTVLLLIGLRWLPKRLPGLGSPEQEAKARRRRASDLAIAILAGAGMALTAFAVMTRPSASPLARYFLDHAYSEAGGRNVVNVLLVDFRAFDTLGEITVLGIVGLTIWALLRRFRPASDSLGQTEQKRIQDDSDDRREDRKLGDTLSETMLIPRVVMRWLFPFIVLLALHLFLRGHDLPGGGFAAGVTLSIAFILQYMASGARWVEERLEILPLVWIGGGLLIAGLSGVASWLFGYSLLTSWFRYVDLPLIGKTPLASAVVFDAGVALLVVGATVLMLVAIAHQSLRKSRAVTTATTEEETV, encoded by the coding sequence ATGCCTCACGCCCTGTTGTTGCTTGTTCCGTTCGGGGCCCCCTTCGCGGCGGCCATGATGGCTCTTTTTCTGCCGTCACGCGCCCGGAACGCCGCAGCAGCTCTGGCCTGGTTAACCTCTTTGGCGGGTCTGCTCTGTCTGGTGGCCCTGTTCCCGGCGGTCGCCAGCGGTGAACCCGTACGCTGGTCGACACCATGGCTCCCGACGCTCGGCGTCAACTTCACCCTGCGGCTGGACGGGCTGGCCTGGCTCTTCGCGATCATGGTCCAGGGCATCGGAGCCCTCGTCGTGCTCTATGCCCGCTACTATATGTCGGCCGACGACCCGGTTCCGCGCTTCTTCGCCTTCCTGCTGGCCTTCATGGGCGCGATGACGGGCATGGTCATGGCTGGCGACCTGATCCAGTTGGCCGTCTTCTGGGAGCTGACCAGCCTCTTTTCCTTCCTTCTGATCGGCTACTGGCACCATAGCGCGGCGGCGCGCGACGGGGCGCGGATGGCGCTGACGGTCACGGCGGCGGGTGGTCTGTGCCTGCTGGCCGGGGTCGTTGTGCTGGGCCGCATCGTCGGGAGTTTCGACCTGGATGTCGTGCTGGCGTCCGGCGAGGTCATCAAGAATAGCCCCTGGTATCTGACCGCCCTGCTTCTGATGCTGGCTGGCGCCCTGACCAAGAGCGCGCAGTTCCCCTTCCATTTCTGGCTGCCGCGCGCGATGGCGGCCCCGACCCCGGTCAGCGCCTATCTGCATTCGGCGACGATGGTGAAGGCGGGCGTCTTTGTGATGATCCGCCTGTGGCCGGTGCTGGCGGGGACCGACGCCTGGTATGTCATCGTCAGCACGGCGGGGATGGCGACCTTGTTGTTCGGCGCATGGAGCGCCGTCTTCCAGAATGATCTCAAAGGCTTGCTGGCCTATTCCACCATCAGCCATCTGGGCCTGATCACCCTGCTTCTGGGGCTGGGCAGTCCGCTTGCGGCGGTGGCGGCCATCTTTCACACCGTGAACCACGCCACATTCAAGGCCTCGCTCTTCATGGCCGCCGGGGTCATCGACCACGAGACGGGCACGCGCGACATGCGCAAGCTGAGCGGCCTCAGGCGATCGATGCCGGTTACGGCGGCGCTCGCCATCGTCGCGGCCGCCGCCATGGCGGGGGTGCCCTTGCTGAACGGCTTTCTATCCAAGGAGATGTTCCTGGCCGAGGCGGTCGCCCATACCGGCGGGCGCCACCTGAACCTGGCCCTGCCCCTTCTGGCCACGGTCGCCAGCCTGCTGAGCGTGCTCTATTCGGTGCGCTTCATCCACCAGACCTTCTTTGGTCCGCCGCCCGTCGATCTGCCCAAAGAGCCCCATGAGCCCCCGCGCTGGATGCGCTTTCCCATCGAGGTCCTGGTCGGCCTGTGCATCATCGTCGGCGTCTTGCCGGCCATCACCATCGGCCCGGTCCTGGCCGTCGCCGTGCGCTCGGTGCTGGGCGATGACGTCCCCTACTACAGCCTCGCCCTGTGGCATGGCTTCAACCTGCCGCTGCTCATGAGCATGATTGCGCTGATCGGCGGCGTGACGCTCTACAAGCTGCTGGGTCCCCGCATCAACGCCAGCAAGCGGCCGTGGCTGGTTGGCCGTTTCAACGGCGCACGCGCCTATGACCGCGTCATGCGGACCTTCAAGCAGTCGGCGGAATGGATTGTCAGTCGCTTCGGCGCCAGCCGCCAGCAGGCGCGCCTGCGCGCGATTATCCTGACCTGTATGCTGGCCGCGGTCCTGGCGAGCGGTCTGGCGGGACTGGGCTTCAACGAAGCCGGGGTGACCATCCAGCGTCCCAGTCTGGGCTTCACCCTGCTCTGGATCATTGGGGCGTCCTGCGCAGTCGCCGCAGCCTGGCAGGCCAAGTATCACCGGCTGGCCGCTGTGGTTCTGGTCGGCGGCGCCGGTCTGGTCAGTTGCATGACCTTCGTCTGGTTCTCGGCGCCCGATCTGGCCACGACCCAGATGCTGGTCGAGGTCGTCACCACGGTCCTGCTGTTGATCGGCCTGCGCTGGCTGCCGAAACGCTTGCCCGGTCTGGGCTCCCCCGAACAGGAGGCCAAGGCTAGGCGGCGGCGCGCCAGCGACCTGGCCATCGCCATCCTGGCCGGCGCCGGAATGGCCCTGACAGCCTTCGCCGTCATGACGCGGCCCTCGGCGTCGCCGCTCGCCCGTTACTTCCTTGACCATGCCTATTCGGAGGCGGGCGGTCGCAATGTCGTGAACGTCCTTCTGGTCGATTTCCGCGCCTTCGACACCCTGGGCGAGATCACGGTCCTGGGCATTGTCGGTCTGACGATCTGGGCCCTGCTACGGCGCTTTCGCCCCGCGTCCGACAGCCTCGGCCAGACCGAGCAGAAGCGCATTCAGGACGACAGCGACGACCGACGGGAAGACCGCAAGCTGGGCGACACCCTGTCCGAGACCATGCTGATCCCACGCGTGGTCATGCGCTGGCTGTTTCCCTTCATCGTCCTGCTGGCGCTGCATCTCTTCCTGCGCGGACACGACCTGCCCGGCGGCGGCTTCGCGGCGGGCGTGACCCTGTCGATCGCCTTCATCCTGCAATATATGGCCTCAGGCGCTCGCTGGGTCGAAGAGCGGCTGGAGATCCTCCCCTTGGTCTGGATCGGCGGCGGGCTGCTGATCGCCGGCCTGTCGGGGGTCGCCTCATGGCTTTTCGGCTATTCGCTGCTGACGTCCTGGTTCCGCTATGTGGACTTGCCGCTGATCGGCAAGACGCCTCTGGCGTCGGCGGTCGTGTTCGATGCAGGCGTCGCCCTGCTGGTGGTCGGCGCGACCGTCCTGATGCTCGTCGCCATCGCGCACCAGTCCCTGCGCAAGTCGCGGGCGGTCACGACCGCGACCACTGAAGAGGAGACCGTCTAA
- a CDS encoding Na+/H+ antiporter subunit C yields MEMVLALGIGVLTAAGVWLLLRPRTFQVIIGLSLLGYAVNLFIFAMGRLRAGAPPVLKGNGPVDPAAYADPVPQALVLTAIVISFALTALFLVVLLTSRGITGSDHIDGREPGE; encoded by the coding sequence ATGGAAATGGTTCTCGCTCTCGGGATCGGAGTGCTGACCGCCGCCGGCGTCTGGCTGCTGCTGCGACCTCGCACCTTCCAGGTCATCATCGGCCTCTCCCTGCTCGGCTATGCCGTCAACCTGTTCATCTTCGCCATGGGCCGTCTGCGCGCGGGCGCCCCTCCCGTGCTTAAAGGCAATGGTCCGGTTGATCCCGCCGCCTATGCCGACCCTGTGCCCCAAGCCCTAGTCCTGACCGCCATCGTCATCAGCTTCGCCCTGACCGCTCTGTTCCTGGTGGTGCTGCTGACCAGCCGAGGCATCACCGGCAGCGACCATATCGACGGACGGGAGCCGGGCGAATGA